A window of Corallococcus macrosporus DSM 14697 contains these coding sequences:
- a CDS encoding heavy metal translocating P-type ATPase, with amino-acid sequence MRTEVEFLSGIARGWTGRAHEVLDGHQAKARASARPASLHVRDVAPGRLLIRGAAEDAQTLRQVLGWLESRPEVQVATCQRGTGLVKVHYREASRFPGAFALRVRDFLFTLHQRPPRPFRVEVSHALPGRVRLQVRGLGDDDVLKLAAWAATLPGVHKASASPAIHSVVVSFDPEVLDARQLLTALCASEPSTWPAAPEPPRREWAATAFNSAVLAACVMRVAPLPVLTAGVALTSLPLAQRALQSVSERRLTVDLLDLVAVGVSLATGQVRTAALITSLLGVGDLLIERSADRARSAISRLMRLEVLYAWRLRADGDVEQVRADRLKEGDLIVVHSGESVPADGAVVSGTAWVDEKALTGESEPRVREAGDRVLAASVVGEGSLRVRVVRAGGETTASKILHILEGAGAKPMTLQAKVDKVANAVVLPTFGLAAATWLWARQAARPISILITDFGTGVRIVVPASALVSMTLAARQGILIKGAQYLERLAQADTVVFDKTGTLTLGAPEVVDVIPVRGWDAREVLALSAAAELRQSHPVAEAVRRHAQAQGLEVPQPEAGQEEFVLGRGVCAQVNGRRVCVGSARWIQQQGVDVAEAGQALVRAVAGEVATLWVTVDGALAGCIGYVETLRPESARVVQALKEDGRRRIVLLSGDSPARVAEVANRLGVDEAIAELLPEDKATHVRALRRQGRIVAMVGDGINDAPALALADVGISLRGATDVALETADVVLLRGSLDDLLLAFAAGRDTLVRVHTGLGLVLVPNAVAMVLAALGWLPPVAAAVVNNGSTVVAGFAALAPLLRQARAAQREESTRH; translated from the coding sequence ATGCGGACGGAGGTGGAGTTCCTGAGTGGCATCGCGCGCGGCTGGACGGGCCGCGCCCATGAAGTCCTGGACGGGCATCAGGCGAAGGCCCGGGCCTCGGCGAGGCCCGCGTCGCTCCACGTCAGGGACGTGGCGCCGGGCCGGTTGCTCATCCGCGGCGCGGCGGAGGACGCCCAGACGCTGCGTCAGGTGCTGGGCTGGCTGGAGTCCCGCCCCGAGGTCCAGGTGGCCACGTGTCAGCGCGGCACGGGCCTGGTCAAGGTGCACTACCGGGAAGCGTCGCGCTTTCCGGGGGCGTTCGCGCTGCGGGTGCGGGACTTCCTCTTCACGCTGCACCAGCGTCCGCCCAGGCCGTTCCGGGTGGAGGTGTCCCACGCGCTTCCCGGGCGCGTGCGGCTGCAGGTGCGGGGGCTCGGGGATGATGACGTCCTCAAGCTGGCGGCCTGGGCCGCCACCCTGCCGGGCGTCCACAAGGCGAGCGCCTCGCCCGCCATCCATTCGGTGGTGGTGAGCTTCGACCCGGAGGTGCTCGACGCGCGTCAACTGCTGACGGCCCTGTGCGCCAGCGAGCCGTCCACCTGGCCCGCGGCGCCGGAGCCGCCCCGGCGGGAGTGGGCCGCCACCGCCTTCAACTCGGCGGTGCTCGCCGCGTGCGTCATGCGGGTGGCGCCCCTGCCCGTGCTGACCGCGGGCGTCGCCTTGACGAGCCTGCCGCTGGCGCAGCGCGCGCTCCAGTCCGTCTCCGAGCGGCGCCTCACCGTGGACCTGCTGGACTTGGTCGCGGTGGGGGTGTCCCTGGCCACGGGGCAGGTGCGGACGGCGGCGCTCATCACCTCCCTGCTGGGCGTTGGCGACCTGCTCATCGAGCGCAGCGCGGACCGCGCCCGGTCCGCCATCTCCCGGCTGATGCGGCTGGAGGTGCTGTACGCGTGGCGGCTGCGCGCGGATGGGGACGTGGAGCAGGTGCGCGCGGACCGGCTCAAGGAGGGGGACCTCATCGTGGTGCATTCGGGGGAGAGCGTGCCGGCGGACGGGGCGGTGGTGTCCGGCACCGCCTGGGTGGACGAGAAGGCCCTGACGGGTGAGTCGGAGCCCCGCGTCCGCGAGGCCGGAGACCGCGTGCTGGCCGCGTCCGTGGTGGGGGAGGGCAGCCTCCGCGTGCGCGTGGTGCGCGCGGGCGGGGAGACGACGGCCTCCAAAATCCTCCACATCCTCGAAGGGGCGGGCGCCAAGCCCATGACGTTGCAGGCGAAGGTGGACAAGGTGGCGAACGCCGTCGTGCTGCCCACCTTCGGGCTCGCCGCGGCGACGTGGCTGTGGGCGCGCCAGGCGGCGCGGCCCATCAGCATCCTGATTACCGACTTTGGCACGGGCGTCCGCATCGTCGTGCCCGCCAGCGCGCTGGTGTCGATGACGCTCGCCGCGCGCCAGGGCATCCTCATCAAGGGCGCGCAGTACCTGGAGCGGCTGGCCCAGGCGGACACCGTCGTCTTCGACAAGACGGGCACGTTGACGCTGGGGGCCCCGGAGGTGGTGGACGTCATCCCCGTGCGGGGCTGGGACGCGCGCGAGGTGCTGGCGTTGAGCGCCGCCGCGGAGCTGCGCCAGTCCCACCCCGTGGCGGAGGCGGTCCGCCGGCACGCCCAGGCCCAGGGCCTGGAGGTGCCTCAACCCGAGGCCGGCCAGGAGGAGTTCGTCCTGGGGCGGGGCGTCTGCGCCCAGGTGAACGGGCGCCGCGTGTGCGTGGGCAGCGCGCGCTGGATTCAGCAGCAGGGCGTGGACGTGGCGGAGGCGGGCCAGGCGCTCGTCCGGGCCGTGGCGGGTGAGGTCGCCACCTTGTGGGTGACGGTGGATGGCGCGTTGGCCGGGTGCATTGGCTACGTGGAGACGCTGCGGCCGGAGAGCGCGCGCGTGGTGCAGGCCCTGAAGGAGGACGGGCGCCGCCGCATCGTGCTGCTGTCCGGGGACTCACCCGCCCGGGTGGCGGAGGTCGCCAACCGGCTGGGCGTGGACGAGGCCATCGCGGAGCTGCTCCCCGAGGACAAGGCCACGCACGTGCGCGCGCTCCGGCGCCAGGGCCGCATCGTGGCCATGGTGGGGGATGGCATCAACGACGCCCCGGCGCTCGCGCTCGCGGACGTGGGCATCTCCCTGCGGGGCGCCACCGACGTGGCGCTGGAGACCGCGGACGTGGTGCTCCTGCGCGGCAGCCTGGATGACCTGCTGCTGGCGTTCGCCGCGGGCCGCGACACCCTGGTCCGGGTGCACACGGGGCTCGGGCTGGTGCTGGTGCCCAACGCCGTGGCGATGGTGCTCGCGGCGCTGGGGTGGTTGCCGCCCGTGGCCGCCGCCGTGGTGAACAACGGCTCCACGGTGGTGGCCGGCTTCGCCGCGCTGGCGCCGCTGCTCCGTCAGGCGCGCGCCGCCCAGCGCGAGGAGTCCACCCGCCACTGA
- a CDS encoding hydroxymethylglutaryl-CoA synthase family protein, with protein MKKRVGIEALAVAVPSRYVDIEDLARARGVDPAKYTAGLGAREMAVTDPGEDTVALAATAAARLIRQQGVDPSRIGMLVVGTETGIDHSKPVASHVQGLLKLPRAMRTYDTQHACYGGTAGLMAAVEWIASGAGAGKVAVVVCSDIARYGLNTAGEPTQGGGAVALLVSEQPDLLAMDVGLNGVCTMDVYDFWRPVGRREALVDGHYSITCYLEALSGAYRGWREKALAAGLVRWSDSLPGEQLARIAYHVPFCKMARKAHTQLRLCDLEDAAGAAAATPESREALAKSAASYDAQVASSLGLNARIGNVYTASLYLALAGLLHHEAGALAGQRMGLLSYGSGCAAEFYSGTVGEKAAERMARADLEAVLARRERVSIEEYERLMKLPADAPEAVAPAPGAFRLTEIRDFRRQYAEGA; from the coding sequence ATGAAGAAGCGCGTGGGAATCGAAGCGTTGGCCGTCGCCGTGCCGTCCCGGTACGTGGACATCGAAGACCTGGCCCGGGCCCGGGGCGTGGACCCGGCCAAGTACACGGCGGGCCTGGGCGCCAGGGAGATGGCCGTCACCGACCCTGGCGAGGACACCGTGGCCCTGGCGGCCACCGCGGCGGCCCGCCTCATCCGCCAGCAGGGCGTGGACCCGTCGCGCATCGGCATGCTCGTCGTCGGCACGGAGACGGGCATCGACCACTCCAAGCCCGTCGCCTCGCATGTGCAGGGCCTGCTGAAGCTGCCGCGCGCCATGCGGACCTATGACACGCAGCACGCGTGCTACGGCGGCACCGCCGGGTTGATGGCGGCGGTGGAGTGGATTGCCTCGGGCGCCGGCGCGGGCAAGGTGGCCGTGGTGGTGTGCTCGGACATCGCGCGCTACGGGCTGAACACCGCGGGCGAGCCCACCCAGGGCGGCGGCGCGGTGGCGCTGCTCGTCTCGGAGCAGCCCGACCTGCTCGCCATGGACGTGGGCCTCAACGGCGTGTGCACCATGGACGTGTATGACTTCTGGCGGCCCGTGGGCCGGCGGGAGGCGCTGGTGGACGGGCACTACTCCATCACCTGCTACCTGGAGGCCCTGTCCGGCGCCTACCGGGGCTGGCGCGAGAAGGCCCTGGCGGCCGGACTGGTGCGCTGGTCGGACTCGCTGCCCGGCGAGCAGCTGGCGCGCATCGCCTACCACGTGCCCTTCTGCAAGATGGCTCGCAAGGCGCACACCCAGCTCCGCCTGTGTGATTTGGAGGACGCGGCGGGCGCGGCGGCCGCCACGCCGGAGTCCCGGGAGGCGCTGGCGAAGTCCGCCGCCAGCTACGACGCCCAGGTGGCGTCGTCCCTGGGGCTCAACGCGCGCATCGGCAACGTGTACACCGCGTCCCTCTACCTGGCCCTGGCGGGGCTGCTGCACCACGAGGCCGGCGCGCTGGCGGGACAGCGCATGGGCCTGCTGTCCTACGGCAGCGGCTGCGCGGCGGAGTTCTACTCCGGCACCGTGGGCGAGAAGGCCGCCGAGCGGATGGCCCGGGCCGACCTGGAGGCGGTCCTGGCCCGGCGCGAGCGCGTCTCCATCGAGGAGTACGAGCGCCTGATGAAGCTCCCGGCGGACGCGCCCGAGGCCGTGGCGCCCGCGCCCGGCGCGTTCCGGCTGACGGAGATTCGCGACTTCCGCCGCCAGTACGCCGAAGGCGCCTGA
- a CDS encoding YybH family protein, translated as MRCRAVPLPFLVPLLLLASACATTGTAPAEAGIHQLLKDQTEAWNRQDAVAWSRDFAPDAAFINIVGTVFEGRDEIQQRHAGIFATIFKGSQSQVTVRKLQFIQGDLAIVDTTHEVTGHPGLPPGVQDTEPGVLRTQMRYVVKHVDGQWRILAGQNTDVKPRPQAP; from the coding sequence ATGAGGTGCCGTGCCGTTCCCCTTCCCTTCCTGGTCCCCCTCCTCCTGCTGGCGTCCGCATGCGCGACCACCGGCACGGCGCCAGCAGAGGCGGGCATCCACCAACTCCTGAAGGACCAGACGGAGGCCTGGAACCGTCAGGACGCGGTGGCCTGGTCCAGGGACTTCGCCCCGGACGCCGCGTTCATCAACATCGTGGGCACCGTCTTCGAGGGCCGCGATGAAATCCAGCAGCGCCACGCGGGCATCTTCGCCACCATCTTCAAGGGGAGCCAGAGCCAGGTCACCGTGCGCAAGCTCCAGTTCATCCAGGGGGACCTGGCCATCGTCGACACCACGCACGAGGTGACGGGCCACCCCGGCCTGCCTCCAGGCGTCCAGGACACCGAGCCCGGGGTGCTGCGCACGCAGATGCGCTACGTGGTGAAGCACGTGGACGGGCAGTGGCGAATCCTCGCGGGCCAGAACACGGACGTGAAGCCCCGGCCCCAGGCGCCCTGA
- a CDS encoding HMA2 domain-containing protein encodes MRLDPDSGAIEGEWLVLVHHSPGRLRVRASCFRDASDVADRVRGELGETQGVFGTVHAPLTGSLLIEYSPDAVDVESLLAAIVDTAGLDGIVDAKSMAKSRKAPAEHVVSGARWLDDLARELTGAGLYELIPVVLTATGIYSLVANPSQKGWLPRWDNALYWAYSVFRDGVREQEREGDVARVSGTVAFRPRPHA; translated from the coding sequence ATGAGGCTCGACCCGGACTCGGGCGCCATCGAAGGGGAGTGGTTGGTGCTCGTCCACCACTCCCCGGGACGGCTGCGTGTGCGCGCGAGCTGTTTCCGTGATGCCTCGGACGTCGCGGACCGAGTGCGTGGTGAGCTGGGTGAGACGCAAGGGGTGTTCGGCACCGTCCACGCGCCGCTCACGGGCAGCCTGCTCATCGAATACAGCCCGGATGCCGTGGACGTGGAGTCGCTGCTCGCGGCCATCGTCGACACGGCGGGGCTGGACGGCATCGTGGACGCCAAGTCCATGGCGAAGTCCCGGAAGGCTCCCGCCGAGCACGTGGTGAGCGGCGCCAGGTGGCTGGACGACCTGGCCCGGGAGCTGACGGGCGCGGGCCTCTACGAGTTGATTCCCGTGGTGCTGACGGCCACGGGCATCTACTCGCTGGTGGCCAACCCGTCGCAGAAGGGCTGGCTGCCGCGCTGGGACAACGCGCTGTACTGGGCGTACAGCGTCTTCCGGGACGGCGTCCGGGAGCAGGAGCGGGAGGGAGACGTCGCGCGCGTCAGTGGGACGGTGGCCTTCCGGCCTCGGCCGCACGCGTGA
- a CDS encoding CoA-transferase subunit beta, translated as MSAALDITPAETVVSLLARQIDDGGVVATGVASPLAILAIAVARATHAPDLTYLACVGSLDPELPTLLPSSEDLGYLDGRSAEITIPDLFDHARRGRVDTVFFGAAEVDAEGRTNMTASGSLDKPRTKFPGVAGAATLRQWVRKPVLLVPRQSRRNLVPQVQVATTRDPRRPVTLISDLGVFELGASGARLLARHPWASEEAIAERTGFAFQVSETLSVTSLPDVRTVAAIRAIDPHGYRDALVGA; from the coding sequence ATGAGCGCGGCGCTGGACATCACCCCGGCCGAGACGGTGGTCTCCCTGTTGGCGCGGCAGATTGACGACGGCGGCGTGGTGGCCACGGGCGTGGCGTCTCCGCTGGCGATTCTCGCCATCGCCGTGGCGCGGGCGACGCATGCGCCGGACCTGACGTACCTGGCCTGCGTGGGCTCGTTGGATCCGGAGCTTCCCACCCTGCTGCCCTCCTCCGAGGACCTGGGCTACCTGGACGGCCGGTCCGCGGAGATCACCATCCCGGACCTGTTCGACCACGCGCGGCGCGGCCGCGTGGACACCGTCTTCTTCGGCGCCGCCGAGGTCGATGCGGAGGGCCGCACCAACATGACGGCCAGCGGCAGCCTGGACAAGCCGCGCACGAAGTTCCCCGGCGTGGCGGGCGCGGCCACGCTGCGTCAGTGGGTGCGCAAGCCCGTGCTCCTGGTGCCGCGCCAGTCGCGCCGCAACCTGGTGCCCCAGGTGCAGGTGGCCACCACGCGCGACCCGCGCCGCCCGGTGACGCTCATCTCCGACCTGGGCGTGTTCGAGCTGGGCGCGTCCGGCGCACGCCTGCTGGCGCGCCACCCCTGGGCCTCGGAAGAAGCCATCGCGGAGCGCACCGGCTTCGCGTTCCAGGTCTCCGAGACGCTGTCCGTCACCTCTCTGCCGGATGTCCGCACGGTAGCGGCCATCCGCGCCATCGACCCGCACGGCTACCGCGACGCGCTCGTCGGGGCCTGA
- a CDS encoding cyclic peptide export ABC transporter encodes MTVFTLLLRTSRKLFFVAVALGLISGFANARLIALINEALGDAGSPSGVLFAGMVVAAVMTRVASQMVLGRLNHGALHHLRVELSQQTLNTPLRKLEQLGEHRLMSALKEDAFTISQALALVPTMFVNGALIVGCLTYLAWMSGRAFLAFALGLGLGLAVLTVLQARSRDSLMQARGRIDQLFHHFRSLWTGMKELKLHRRRGRAFISQQLEPTAAFIRDRFVRTSDVNAVSAALASLLVFAIIGMLLFAFPAFGALDRSTVVGYTLVVLYLQQPLDSMLSLTQALLRADVALRNVGKMGLELAEGAEPEGATSTPAERPEPREFRRLELVGVTHSYQRENEDTRFTLGPIHLSLTPGEVVFIVGGNGSGKTTLAKLLTGLYAPEAGGIVLDGEPVTDADRAHYRQLFSTVFAEFHLFENLLGLTSPTLEARAQGFLTRLRLDRKVRLEQGQLSNTSLSTGQRKRLALLTAYLEDRPIYLFDEWAADQDPVFKDVFYRELLPDLKRAGKAVVVISHDDRYFATADRLVRLEDGRIVEAATEAPPVPLEQRAPPSFSQERS; translated from the coding sequence ATGACTGTCTTTACGCTGCTGCTGCGCACCTCCCGCAAGCTCTTCTTCGTCGCGGTGGCGCTCGGTCTGATTTCGGGCTTCGCCAACGCGAGGCTCATCGCCCTCATCAACGAGGCCCTGGGGGACGCCGGGTCCCCCAGCGGCGTCCTCTTCGCGGGGATGGTGGTGGCGGCCGTCATGACGCGGGTGGCCTCACAGATGGTGCTGGGCCGGCTGAACCACGGCGCGCTGCACCACCTGCGGGTGGAACTGAGCCAGCAGACGCTGAACACGCCGCTGCGCAAGCTGGAGCAACTGGGTGAACACCGGCTGATGAGCGCACTGAAGGAGGATGCCTTCACCATCTCCCAGGCGCTGGCGCTGGTGCCCACCATGTTCGTCAACGGCGCGCTCATCGTGGGCTGCCTGACGTACCTGGCGTGGATGTCCGGCCGGGCCTTCCTGGCCTTCGCGTTGGGGCTGGGCTTGGGGCTGGCGGTGCTGACGGTCCTCCAGGCGCGCTCACGCGACAGCCTGATGCAGGCGCGCGGCCGGATTGACCAGTTGTTCCACCACTTCCGCTCGTTGTGGACGGGCATGAAGGAGCTGAAGCTGCACCGCCGCCGCGGCCGGGCCTTCATCTCCCAGCAGCTCGAGCCCACCGCCGCGTTCATCCGGGACCGGTTCGTCCGCACCTCGGACGTCAACGCGGTGAGCGCGGCGCTGGCCTCGCTGCTCGTCTTCGCCATCATCGGCATGTTGCTGTTCGCGTTCCCCGCCTTCGGCGCGTTGGACCGCTCCACCGTGGTGGGCTACACGCTGGTGGTGCTGTACCTGCAGCAGCCGTTGGACTCCATGCTCAGCCTGACGCAGGCGCTGCTGCGCGCGGACGTCGCGCTGCGGAACGTGGGGAAGATGGGGCTGGAGCTGGCGGAGGGCGCCGAGCCCGAAGGCGCCACGTCCACCCCCGCCGAGCGCCCCGAGCCCCGCGAGTTCCGGCGGCTGGAGCTGGTGGGCGTCACGCACTCCTACCAGCGTGAGAACGAGGACACCCGCTTCACGCTCGGCCCCATCCACCTGTCGCTCACGCCGGGCGAGGTGGTGTTCATCGTGGGAGGCAACGGCAGCGGGAAGACGACGCTGGCCAAGCTGCTGACCGGCCTCTACGCACCCGAGGCGGGCGGCATCGTGCTGGACGGCGAGCCCGTCACCGACGCGGACCGCGCGCACTACCGCCAGCTCTTCTCGACGGTGTTCGCGGAGTTCCACCTCTTCGAGAACCTGCTGGGCCTGACGTCTCCGACGCTGGAGGCACGCGCCCAGGGCTTCCTCACCCGCCTGAGGCTGGACCGCAAGGTGCGGCTGGAGCAGGGGCAGCTCTCCAACACGAGCCTCTCCACCGGACAGCGCAAGCGCCTGGCGCTGCTGACGGCGTACCTGGAGGACCGCCCCATCTACCTCTTCGATGAGTGGGCCGCGGACCAGGACCCGGTGTTCAAGGACGTCTTCTACCGAGAGCTGCTGCCGGACCTGAAGCGGGCCGGCAAGGCCGTGGTGGTCATCTCCCATGACGACCGGTACTTCGCCACGGCGGACCGGCTGGTGCGGCTGGAGGATGGCCGCATCGTCGAGGCCGCGACCGAGGCGCCGCCGGTGCCCCTGGAGCAGCGCGCTCCCCCCTCCTTCTCCCAGGAACGCTCATGA
- a CDS encoding alcohol dehydrogenase catalytic domain-containing protein, with product MKAVVLRSFGEAGNLKLETVPMPRPGRGEVLLRVHACGVCYHDVINRRGNLPRTSVPAILGHEAAGEVIEVGPETPGWKTGDRAATLQRMSCGECALCKSGRNSLCKTDNRFFGEELQGGYAQFMVAPVGGLGRVPASLPWNEAATVCCTTGTAVHTVRTRGRVRSGETVLITGASGGVGLSSVQLARLDGARVIAVTSSEAKVRALKEAGADEVIVSRGLDFASEVRKRTQGAGVDMAVEIVGSATFDQTLKSMAPGGRVVVVGNLESGMVQLNPGLVIVKELEILGAYATTQAELDEALRLTATGGVRQFVTDAVPLAEAAKAHFRLENREVAGRLVLVPPEA from the coding sequence ATGAAAGCCGTCGTCCTGCGCAGCTTTGGTGAAGCGGGCAACCTGAAGCTGGAGACCGTCCCCATGCCCCGCCCCGGGCGTGGGGAGGTCCTCCTCCGCGTGCATGCCTGTGGCGTCTGCTACCACGACGTCATCAACCGCCGCGGCAACCTGCCCCGCACCAGCGTGCCCGCGATTCTCGGCCACGAGGCCGCGGGTGAGGTGATTGAGGTCGGCCCAGAAACGCCGGGCTGGAAGACGGGGGACCGCGCGGCGACCTTGCAGCGCATGTCCTGCGGCGAGTGCGCGCTGTGCAAGAGCGGGCGCAACAGCCTCTGCAAGACGGACAACCGCTTCTTCGGCGAGGAGCTGCAGGGCGGCTACGCCCAGTTCATGGTGGCGCCCGTGGGCGGCCTGGGCCGGGTGCCCGCGTCGCTGCCCTGGAACGAGGCGGCCACGGTGTGCTGCACCACCGGCACGGCGGTCCACACGGTGCGCACGCGCGGCCGGGTGCGCTCGGGTGAGACGGTGCTCATCACCGGCGCCAGCGGCGGCGTGGGCCTGTCCTCCGTGCAGCTCGCGCGGCTGGATGGCGCGCGCGTCATCGCGGTGACGTCCAGCGAGGCCAAGGTGCGGGCGCTGAAGGAGGCCGGCGCGGACGAGGTCATCGTGTCGCGCGGGCTGGACTTCGCGTCGGAGGTCCGCAAGCGCACCCAGGGCGCGGGCGTGGACATGGCCGTGGAGATTGTCGGCAGCGCCACGTTCGACCAGACGCTGAAGTCCATGGCGCCCGGTGGCCGCGTGGTGGTGGTGGGCAACCTGGAGTCGGGGATGGTGCAGCTCAACCCGGGGCTCGTCATCGTCAAGGAGCTGGAGATCCTGGGCGCCTACGCCACCACGCAGGCGGAGCTGGACGAGGCCCTGCGCCTGACGGCCACCGGCGGGGTGCGGCAGTTCGTGACGGACGCGGTGCCCCTGGCGGAGGCCGCGAAGGCGCACTTCCGGCTGGAGAACCGCGAGGTGGCGGGCCGGCTGGTGCTGGTGCCCCCCGAGGCGTGA
- a CDS encoding CoA transferase subunit A, whose amino-acid sequence MKTARWCSLEEAVASIPDGASLATGGFMLGRAPMALVRELIAQGKRDLGLISLPNPLPAELLVAGGCLGRLEIAFGALSLQGRVRPMPCLKRAMEQGTLAWREHDGYRVVQRLRAASMGLPFIPAPDADVSGLAQPEPPPTVEDPFTGQRVAVEPAFYPDVALIHARAADERGNLYMEDPTTDLLVAGAAKRVIATVEERVVKLPRVTLPGFQVDRIVLAPGGALPTGCAGLYPHDDAMLARYLSLAEAGREAEFLETVLTRRAA is encoded by the coding sequence GTGAAGACGGCGCGCTGGTGCTCGCTGGAGGAGGCGGTGGCCTCCATTCCGGATGGCGCGTCGCTGGCCACCGGCGGCTTCATGCTGGGCCGCGCGCCCATGGCGCTGGTGAGGGAGCTCATCGCCCAGGGCAAGCGCGACCTGGGCCTCATCTCCCTCCCCAACCCGTTGCCCGCGGAGCTCCTCGTCGCCGGGGGCTGCCTGGGCAGGCTGGAGATTGCCTTCGGCGCGCTGAGCCTCCAGGGCCGCGTGCGCCCCATGCCCTGCCTCAAGCGGGCCATGGAGCAGGGCACGCTCGCCTGGCGGGAGCATGACGGCTACCGCGTCGTCCAGCGGCTGCGCGCCGCGTCCATGGGCCTGCCCTTCATCCCCGCGCCGGACGCGGACGTGTCCGGGCTGGCGCAGCCGGAGCCGCCGCCCACGGTGGAGGACCCCTTCACCGGCCAGCGCGTGGCGGTGGAGCCCGCCTTCTATCCGGACGTGGCGCTCATCCACGCGCGCGCCGCGGACGAGCGCGGCAACCTCTACATGGAAGACCCCACCACGGACCTGCTGGTGGCGGGCGCGGCGAAGCGCGTGATCGCCACGGTGGAGGAGCGGGTGGTGAAGCTGCCTCGCGTCACCCTGCCCGGCTTCCAGGTGGACCGCATCGTCCTGGCCCCCGGCGGCGCGCTGCCCACCGGCTGCGCGGGGCTCTACCCCCACGACGACGCGATGCTGGCCCGCTACCTGTCGCTGGCGGAGGCGGGCCGCGAGGCGGAGTTCCTGGAGACGGTGCTGACGCGGAGGGCGGCATGA
- a CDS encoding Hsp20/alpha crystallin family protein, which produces MADLPARRGGGMLGPQRGWDPFERMQELLGFDLGRMLAPQGGREGGFVPDFEVKETRDAFIFKADVPGVEEKDLEITLAENRLTISGKREEERRDEGDRYYAFERSYGAFSRTFTLPRGVNADDVQADFKGGVLNVRIPKRSEEQPKRIKVGGERGEKAKA; this is translated from the coding sequence ATGGCGGACCTACCTGCCCGCAGAGGCGGAGGCATGCTGGGCCCCCAGCGCGGCTGGGACCCCTTCGAGCGCATGCAGGAGTTGTTGGGCTTCGACCTCGGCCGGATGCTCGCGCCCCAGGGCGGCCGGGAAGGCGGCTTCGTGCCGGACTTCGAGGTGAAGGAGACCCGGGACGCCTTCATCTTCAAGGCCGATGTCCCCGGCGTGGAGGAGAAGGACCTGGAAATCACCCTGGCGGAGAACCGGCTGACCATCAGCGGCAAGCGGGAGGAGGAGCGCCGCGACGAAGGCGACCGCTACTATGCCTTTGAGCGCAGCTACGGCGCGTTCAGCCGCACCTTCACGCTCCCTCGCGGCGTGAACGCGGACGACGTGCAGGCGGACTTCAAGGGCGGCGTCCTCAACGTGCGCATTCCCAAGAGGTCCGAGGAGCAGCCCAAGCGCATCAAGGTCGGCGGCGAACGCGGCGAGAAGGCGAAGGCCTGA
- a CDS encoding glycoside hydrolase family protein, producing the protein MMLRRFIIAALTAFAVGCSGDAPDTSSGKDAGTQVPDAGVSATKSAKRGIAFDLPSPEDLAAVAPGVSWWYNWSPTPHPHVPADYRTRYGMDFIPMLWNGDFDAARIESILRANPSIQYLLLLNEPNLTDQANMSPQAAAELWPRYEQVARNTGVKLVGPAMNWGTMAGYGDPVVWLDAFYAAYRAANGNRDPHIDYLGFHWYDYGLEYHLDRLTKYGKPFWVTEFANCHSQPDGAQIDSVAKQRVQMTEMVAVCERREDVFRYAWFTGRWTNDPCFASLLGAAGTLTELGEHYLSLPAGAP; encoded by the coding sequence ATGATGCTCAGGAGATTCATCATCGCGGCGCTCACCGCGTTCGCCGTGGGGTGCAGCGGGGACGCCCCGGACACGAGCTCGGGAAAGGATGCCGGCACGCAGGTGCCCGACGCTGGCGTCAGCGCGACCAAGAGCGCGAAGCGAGGGATTGCCTTCGACCTGCCGTCTCCCGAGGACCTGGCGGCCGTCGCTCCCGGCGTGAGCTGGTGGTACAACTGGAGCCCCACGCCGCACCCCCATGTGCCGGCGGACTACCGGACGCGTTACGGAATGGACTTCATTCCCATGCTCTGGAACGGGGACTTCGACGCGGCCCGCATCGAGTCCATCCTCCGGGCCAACCCGAGCATCCAGTACCTGCTGCTCCTCAACGAGCCCAACCTCACGGACCAGGCCAACATGTCGCCTCAGGCAGCGGCGGAGCTGTGGCCTCGCTATGAGCAGGTCGCGCGGAACACCGGCGTCAAGCTGGTGGGGCCGGCGATGAACTGGGGCACGATGGCGGGGTATGGCGACCCGGTGGTCTGGCTGGATGCCTTCTACGCCGCCTATCGCGCGGCCAACGGGAACCGCGACCCGCACATCGACTACCTGGGGTTCCATTGGTACGACTACGGCCTGGAGTACCACCTGGACCGGCTGACGAAGTACGGCAAGCCGTTCTGGGTCACCGAGTTCGCCAACTGCCACAGCCAGCCGGACGGCGCGCAGATTGACTCCGTCGCCAAACAGCGGGTGCAGATGACGGAGATGGTGGCCGTCTGCGAGCGGCGCGAGGACGTGTTCCGCTACGCGTGGTTCACGGGGCGGTGGACGAACGACCCGTGCTTCGCGAGCCTGCTCGGCGCCGCTGGCACGTTGACGGAGCTGGGGGAGCACTACCTGTCACTGCCCGCGGGCGCACCGTAG